A region of Esox lucius isolate fEsoLuc1 chromosome 3, fEsoLuc1.pri, whole genome shotgun sequence DNA encodes the following proteins:
- the hhatla gene encoding hedgehog acyltransferase like, a isoform X2, giving the protein MGLKTALPKLELYLYTAVLYLAILWAGSWIWEASSENMNRKVFKKSVKPGWHYFGRKMDVADFEWVMWFTTFRNHILFALAGHVIFAKLCSLISPRRRSLIYGLYGGLAVLVSMGWSFLALVLSHCFILYSVALVKRKWIVFIAGLASLATFKMEPFNSWQEGFVIGSFDLQDILFYGGSGFTIMRCMSFALENCEKKDGNYSFLDLLKYNFYLPFFYFGPIQTFDQYHDQANNPNLTRKQREMWNITTKALLHLGVILLVDVFFHYLYILTIPNDIKLVKQLSDWSLAGLAYSNLVYDWVKSAVMFGVINTVARLDHLDPPQPPKCITMLYVFAETHFDRGINDWLCKYVYDYIGGSHTNIFKELVATLCTFGITTLWLGPCDVVYIWSFYNCLGLNLELWVATFFSLPPFSTIEHAMGEAMSRRIRGIFGAVNFWTIVLYNVLALNSVEFAKLVGKRLIVQGFPQSTLSVLFVTYCGVQLVKERERKQALMDELEQAAVPPTPEEVGKEKTE; this is encoded by the exons ATGGGGCTCAAGACAGCCCTTCCCAAGCTAGAGCTGTACCTCTACACAGCGGTTCTCTATCTGGCAATACTATGGGCTGGCAGCTGGATATGGGAAGCCTCCTCCG AAAACATGAACAGGAAAGTGTTCAAGAAGAGTGTTAAACCAGGATGGCACTACTTTGGCAGAAAAATG GATGTTGCTGATTTTGAATGGGTGATGTGGTTCACAACATTCCGCAATCACATCCTATTCGCCCTCGCTGGTCATGTGATATTTGCCAAACTTTGCTCCCTGATATCTCCCAGG CGCAGGTCGTTGATCTATGGGTTGTACGGAGGCTTGGCAGTCCTGGTCAGTATGGGCTGGTCCTTCTTGGCGCTGGTCCTGTCACATTGCTTCATCCTCTACAGTGTGGCCCTCGTTAAGAGGAAGTGGATCGTCTTCATCGCCGGCCTTGCAAGCCTGGCCACCTTCAAGATGGAACCTTTTAACAGCTGGCAG GAAGGTTTTGTGATTGGCTCCTTCGACTTGCAAGACATCCTGTTCTACGGCGGCTCCGGGTTCACCATCATGCGCTGTATGAGCTTCGCTCTGGAGAACTGTGAGAAGAAAGATGGCAACTACTCCTTCCTTGACCTCCTCAAGTACAACTTCTACCTCCCATTCTTTTACTTTGGACCAATCCAAACCTTTGATCAGTATCACGATCAG GCCAACAATCCCAACCTGACCCGTAAGCAGAGAGAGATGTGGAACATTACCACCAAAGCCTTGTTACACCTGGGAGTCATTCTATTGGTGGATGTGTTCTTCCACTACCTGTACATCCTCACCATCCCCAACGACATAAAGCTGGTCAAACAGCTGTCTGACTGGTCCCTGG CTGGCCTGGCCTACTCCAACCTAGTGTATGACTGGGTGAAGTCAGCAGTGATGTTTGGGGTGATCAACACTGTGGCCAGACTGGATCACCTGGATCCTCCACAGCCTCCCAAGTGTATCACCATGCTTTACGTCTTTGCCGAAAC gCACTTTGATAGAGGCATCAACGACTGGCTCTGCAA GTATGTTTACGACTACATCGGAGGAAGCCACACTAATATCTTCAAGGAGTTAGTGGCCACCTTGTGCACGTTTGGCATAACAACTCTGTGGCTAGGTCCATGCGATGTGGTCTATATCTGGTCCTTCTACAACTGTTTGGGTCTCAACCTGGAGCTCTGGGTGGCCACGTTCTtctcccttcctcctttctCCACCATTGAG CATGCAATGGGCGAAGCCATGTCTCGTAGGATCCGTGGCATCTTCGGCGCCGTGAACTTCTGGACTATTGTCCTCTACAATGTGCTTGCTCTAAACAGTGTGGAGTTCGCCAAGCTGGTGGGAAAAAGACTGATCGTTCAAG gCTTTCCCCAATCCACTTTGTCTGTGCTCTTTGTGACCTACTGTGGCGTTCAGCTGGTAAAGGAGAGAGAACGGAAACAAGCCCTTATGGATGAGCTTGAGCAAGCGGCCGTGCCACCTACGCCTGAAGAGGTTGGCAAAGAGAAAACTGAGTAA
- the hhatla gene encoding hedgehog acyltransferase like, a isoform X1: MGLKTALPKLELYLYTAVLYLAILWAGSWIWEASSENMNRKVFKKSVKPGWHYFGRKMDVADFEWVMWFTTFRNHILFALAGHVIFAKLCSLISPRMGMDFWYCKRRSLIYGLYGGLAVLVSMGWSFLALVLSHCFILYSVALVKRKWIVFIAGLASLATFKMEPFNSWQEGFVIGSFDLQDILFYGGSGFTIMRCMSFALENCEKKDGNYSFLDLLKYNFYLPFFYFGPIQTFDQYHDQANNPNLTRKQREMWNITTKALLHLGVILLVDVFFHYLYILTIPNDIKLVKQLSDWSLAGLAYSNLVYDWVKSAVMFGVINTVARLDHLDPPQPPKCITMLYVFAETHFDRGINDWLCKYVYDYIGGSHTNIFKELVATLCTFGITTLWLGPCDVVYIWSFYNCLGLNLELWVATFFSLPPFSTIEHAMGEAMSRRIRGIFGAVNFWTIVLYNVLALNSVEFAKLVGKRLIVQGFPQSTLSVLFVTYCGVQLVKERERKQALMDELEQAAVPPTPEEVGKEKTE; the protein is encoded by the exons ATGGGGCTCAAGACAGCCCTTCCCAAGCTAGAGCTGTACCTCTACACAGCGGTTCTCTATCTGGCAATACTATGGGCTGGCAGCTGGATATGGGAAGCCTCCTCCG AAAACATGAACAGGAAAGTGTTCAAGAAGAGTGTTAAACCAGGATGGCACTACTTTGGCAGAAAAATG GATGTTGCTGATTTTGAATGGGTGATGTGGTTCACAACATTCCGCAATCACATCCTATTCGCCCTCGCTGGTCATGTGATATTTGCCAAACTTTGCTCCCTGATATCTCCCAGG ATGGGTATGGATTTTTGGTATTGCAAG CGCAGGTCGTTGATCTATGGGTTGTACGGAGGCTTGGCAGTCCTGGTCAGTATGGGCTGGTCCTTCTTGGCGCTGGTCCTGTCACATTGCTTCATCCTCTACAGTGTGGCCCTCGTTAAGAGGAAGTGGATCGTCTTCATCGCCGGCCTTGCAAGCCTGGCCACCTTCAAGATGGAACCTTTTAACAGCTGGCAG GAAGGTTTTGTGATTGGCTCCTTCGACTTGCAAGACATCCTGTTCTACGGCGGCTCCGGGTTCACCATCATGCGCTGTATGAGCTTCGCTCTGGAGAACTGTGAGAAGAAAGATGGCAACTACTCCTTCCTTGACCTCCTCAAGTACAACTTCTACCTCCCATTCTTTTACTTTGGACCAATCCAAACCTTTGATCAGTATCACGATCAG GCCAACAATCCCAACCTGACCCGTAAGCAGAGAGAGATGTGGAACATTACCACCAAAGCCTTGTTACACCTGGGAGTCATTCTATTGGTGGATGTGTTCTTCCACTACCTGTACATCCTCACCATCCCCAACGACATAAAGCTGGTCAAACAGCTGTCTGACTGGTCCCTGG CTGGCCTGGCCTACTCCAACCTAGTGTATGACTGGGTGAAGTCAGCAGTGATGTTTGGGGTGATCAACACTGTGGCCAGACTGGATCACCTGGATCCTCCACAGCCTCCCAAGTGTATCACCATGCTTTACGTCTTTGCCGAAAC gCACTTTGATAGAGGCATCAACGACTGGCTCTGCAA GTATGTTTACGACTACATCGGAGGAAGCCACACTAATATCTTCAAGGAGTTAGTGGCCACCTTGTGCACGTTTGGCATAACAACTCTGTGGCTAGGTCCATGCGATGTGGTCTATATCTGGTCCTTCTACAACTGTTTGGGTCTCAACCTGGAGCTCTGGGTGGCCACGTTCTtctcccttcctcctttctCCACCATTGAG CATGCAATGGGCGAAGCCATGTCTCGTAGGATCCGTGGCATCTTCGGCGCCGTGAACTTCTGGACTATTGTCCTCTACAATGTGCTTGCTCTAAACAGTGTGGAGTTCGCCAAGCTGGTGGGAAAAAGACTGATCGTTCAAG gCTTTCCCCAATCCACTTTGTCTGTGCTCTTTGTGACCTACTGTGGCGTTCAGCTGGTAAAGGAGAGAGAACGGAAACAAGCCCTTATGGATGAGCTTGAGCAAGCGGCCGTGCCACCTACGCCTGAAGAGGTTGGCAAAGAGAAAACTGAGTAA